AACGTTTTCCTGCTGGCCGCTGCCTTCGTCATCGTCAATCTCATCGTGGACATGACCTACGGCGCTCTGGACCCTCGGATTCGCTTGTCCTGAACGATTGGAAACAACTGGAGGAGGAAACGCCATGAAACCTGTCCGCGAACTCGCCCGCGTAGTGGGAGTCAGTCTGGCAGGACTGGTACTGGTGGCCGCGTCCTGCGCCCCCGCGGCGGCGCCCGCGCAGCCATCGGCACCGGCTCCCAGACAGCCGGCCCCGTCCGCGCCGTCCACCGCTCCCGCGCCGGCGGCGCCCCAGCCTACGGCGCCAAGCGCGCCACTGCCCGCGGCCTCAGCGCCGAGAAATCCCACGCCCACGCCTGCGACAGCCGTCCAGCAACGCAAGCGCGGTGGGACGGTCGTTTACGCGCAGCATGTGGACCTGTTGCACACCGACCCGCTGCTCTGCGCCAGCAGTTCATGCGTTGTCGTGGTGGGCCAGGCATTCAACAAGCTGTTGCAGCGCGACAAGAACAATGAGATCATCACCGACCTGGCGGAGTCCTGGAAGCAGACGGACGACGTCACGTACGTCATTACACTGCGCAAAGGAGTGCTTTTCCACGACGGGACGGAGGTCACCGCTGACGATGTCGTCTACAGCGCGGGCCTGCTGAGCCAGCAGGCGACGCATCCCACATACGCCAGCTTGTGGACGCAGTACGCCAGCGCCCGCGCCACCGACAAGTACACGGTGGAGCTGAAGACGAAGCAGCCGGACCCCCTCTTTCCACACGCGCTCTCAGAAGCGCATCAGTTCATCGTGCCAAAGGCGAAGTACACGCAGTCGGGCGCGTTCAGTCTAAAGTGGGTGGGCACTGGCCCGTTCGAACTGCAGGAGTTCACACGCAGCGTCAACTACAAGCTGGTCAAAAGCGCCAAGTATTTCGAACAGGGTGTCCCCTACGTGGATAGTGTCAGCGTGCTGATAGTGCCGGACCTGGCGACGCGCGTCGCCAGCTTCCGCACCAGGCGCGTGGACGTTATCGGTGAGTTGCGCGCGCCCGACTTGGTGGCACTGCGCCGCGCAGTGCCGGACCTGAACGAGATCAAGTCGCCGGGCGGGGCCATCGGCATCTACTTCAATCCATTCGCGCCGCCGTTCGACAACGAGAATCTGCGAAAGGCGGTGGTGTTCGGCCTGCAGCGGCAGCAGCTCATCGACATCGTCACGCAGGGGACGGGCGTGATGTCCGGCGTCGTCAACGGAGGCCCGCCCGGCTGGGGCTTGGCGTGGTACCCGGACGAGATGAAGAAGCTCTACACCTACGATCCGGCGAAGGTCAAAAAGTTTCTGGCGGACGGTGGACAGCCCAACGGCTTCTCATTCACACTGGCGGGCTCGCCGCGTCAGTCGCTGGGCCTTGCCGCACTGGAGGTGGTGGAGCAGCAACTCTCGCCACTTGGTATCAAAGCCAGGCTGGAAAACCAGGACTTCACCACGTTCATTGACAACCGCAACAAACTGAAGTTCCAGGCCATGTCGCATATCGTCTCCGCCAGCGAGGAGTCCGGACCGGAGGCGGAGCGCTGGTTCCACTCCAACAAAAAGCAGTACGGCAACGACAGGGAACTGGACGTGCTTATCGAGAAGATGCTCGGGACGATGGACCCGGCCAAGCGCAAGGACCTGGTGAATCAGATCGACAAGATGATCGTCGAGAAAGGCTTCGCGGGAGTGTACTTCCAGCAGCTTGATCTTGCCGTTTCGCAGCCCTATGTGAAGGACTACAACAGTCCCAGCTTCGTCGGCCAGTACCTGCTGCGGTACGCCTGGCTCGACAAGTAAAGCGGAGCGGTCAACGTGGCGGACGGTCAGGCGACACTGACGCTCTCCTCACCACAGGCTGCGTGGGGCAAGAGCGGCTTGTGGCGAAGCGTCAGGCGCTTCGCGCGGAGCAAGCCGCTCGGTTCCGCGGGCGCGTTGCTTATGGCGGTGCTGGTGCTGCTGGCCTTCGGCGCGGCTGTGATCAGCCCTTATAACCCTCTGGCGATGAATTCCGCGCGCACGCTGGAGCCACCGTCCGCTGACCACGTCTTCGGCACAGACCACGCCGGACGCGACGTCCTCAGCCGTGTCATCCATGGAACCCGCGTCGCGCTGTGGGTGGGCATCGTCTCGGTGGGCATTGGCACTGTGGCGGGCGTCTTTTTCGGCATCCTGTCCTACTGGCCCGGCACGGCGGACATGGTCGTCCAGCGCGCTACGGATGGCCTGCTTGCCTTTCCCACGCTCATTCTGGCCATCACGCTCGTGGCGGTGCTCGGCCCCGGTATCACCAACGCCATGATTGCCATTGGCATCGTCATGATGCCGCAGATGGCGCGGCTTGTGCGGTCGTCCGTACTCTCCGTGCGCGAGAACACCTACGTGGAGGCGGCGGTGGCGGTGGGCGCGCGCGACCCCGCGGTCATCTGGCGGCACGTGTTGCCGAACATCATGGCGCCGGTAGTGGTCGTCGCCACCGCAGGCCTGGCGCGCGCCATCCTCGTCGAGGCGTCGCTCAGCTTCCTGGGCCTCGGCACGCAGCCGCCCACGCCCTCCTGGGGCGCGGACCTGTCCGGCCCGGGCCGCACCTACTTCGAAGTGGCTCCGTGGCTCGCCATCTTTCCCGGAATCGCCGTGTCACTGGCCGTGCTCGGCATCAACCTGCTGGGCGACGCCCTGCGCGACATCTGGGACCCTCGCCTTCGCACCTAAAACCCAAGGAGGCCACGCAAGGCCTCAAGAAAGGAACGCCCTATGCCTTATGCACGCATCAACGGCGCCGAACTCTACTACGACCTGGACTGCTTCGCCGACCCCTGGACGGCGCCCCAGACCGTCCTCCTCCAGCATGGGTTCTCCCGCAACGGGCGTTTCTGGTACCCCTGGGTACCTTTGCTCTCCGGCCGGTTCCAGGTGCTGCGCCCGGACATGCGCGGCATGGGACGCTCCGCCATGCCGCCCGACTTGTACACGCCGTCGGTGGACACCTTCAGCGCCGACCTGGTCGGCCTGCTGGACCACCTGGGCATAGACAAGGTCACGTATGTGGGGGAGTCGTTCGGCGGCGTACTCGGCCTGGTGTTCGCGTGGAAGCACCCGGAGCGCGTCCGCGCCCTGGTGCTCACCTCCACGCCCTTCCGCGTCCCGCACGAAGACCTGGCGAAGAAGTTTCCCGTCAAGGAAGGCTCCGCCAGCGAGGCGCTGGCCAAGGGCGCGGACAACTGGTCGCGGCAGACCATCGGCCAGCGCATCGACGTAAAGGCCGCGCCGCCGCAACTGGCGGAGTGGTGGATTCACCAGATGGGCATGACGGTCCCGGCCAACGCCGTCAAGCTCCACGAGTATGTCGGGACCCTGGACTTCGCTCCCCATCTCCATGAGCTTAAGGTGCCCACGCTCGTCCTGGCGGGAGAGAAGTCGCCCATCGCCACGCCGCAACAGGTGGAGATCATGCGGTCACAGATTCCTGACTGCAAAATCGTCATCTTCCCTGGCTACGGTCACGGCGTCCACGCGGTCATCCCGGACCAGTGCGTTCGCGAGGTCGTCAAGTTCATGAACGAGCGCTCTCCGGCGCGTGCGCGCTAGACGGAAAGGAGACATGGTATGGGAATCTTGATTACAGGCGGCACGGGGTTCATCGGCTCACACCTCGCGCACCTTCTCGTGGAGCGTGAGAAGGAGAAGCTGGTCCTGTTCGACATGTTTCCCAACGCCGCGGCGGTGCGCGACCTGGGTGACCGCGCCACCGTTGTGCGCGGCGACTTCTCGGAGCCGACCGAGCTTATGGCCGCCCTGAAGCAGCACAACGTGAGCGACGTCTTCCACCTCGGCTACTTCACCGCCGAATCGGAGGCGTATCCGGCCCAGGCCATCCGTGTCAACTGCGACGGCACGAACCGCGTGTTCGAGTGCGCGCGCATCGCCGGCGTGCGGCGCGTGATGTGGCCCAGTTCCGCCGCCGTCTATGGCCACTCCCAGACCAGCGCCAGCCCGAAGTTCATGAGCGAGGACGACAAGTTCACGCCCAACAGTATCTACGGGTCGTGCAAGCTCTTTAACGAGCATGTGGCCGAGGTGTACGCGGAGCGCAACGGGTTCGACCACATCGGCTTGCGGCTGTGCTCGGTGTATGGGCTGGGCCGGGGCCAGCGGCGCGGCATCAATCCGGACATCTACGCGCAACTCGTGGAGAAACCCTACGCCGGGGAGGAGTTCGCCGCTCCCCCCGCCGACCATATCATGACGTGGGGCTACGCCAGGGACGCCGCGGCGGCGTTCTACGCGGCGTACAAGGCGCAGAAGCCCCCGCACCGGATTTTCAACTTCGGCGGGGAGTCGCGACCCGTCAAGGACGCCGTGGAGCGCGTCAAGGAGCTATGCCCCAAGGCTAAGCTCACGTACGCCAGCCAGGGCATCCGCCATCTGGCCTACCTCAACACCGACCGCATCCAGAAGGAGCTGGGCTTCAAGTCCGGCTTCTCCATGCGCGACGGGCTGGCGGACTACGTCAAGAAGCTGGGCGGCAGCTAGGGGAAAGACGACCGAAAGTCGGGCCAGAGGTGGCGGTTCCCTTGCGTCTTGGTTGGTCGTTCATCATTTCCGAACCGGGACCTGGCCCAAGGTCAACCTAAATGCAAGAGACCGTCCGCGCTAGCCCGCGCACCGCTCTTGCGGGCGTTGGGGTTGAGGGGTAGTCGGCTGGCTCCGATCGGTTATGGAAGAGGGAACCACGGAGCTAGTGCCCCTATTACAACGTACAGTAATCCAAAACCGAGGTTCATCCCTCCGACATCGACGCCAAGATCGACAGTGGGGGTATTTCGTAGCTCTCCCTTAAGGCGATAGGTTGGCTCTATGTAGCGAAATTTCTCATCTAACGAGTTCGGGTCTGAAGCGTAAAACCAGTATGGACGAAGCTCGACGACTGCAAGCCAGACGCGATACAAGCCGAACACAGCAAACGCAGGCACTACGCCGCGAATTACATAATGAAGGCTACCGGCTAATGGAGCGCTCTCTGTTGGCCCGCGTCCATGGAGTGCCCACATCCCATAAGCGAAGAAGACCAGCGGGAGGACGTTAAGAACAAACAGTCCGGCCATCGCCCGACATCGGGCTTGCGGAAGTTTGAAGAATAAGGGCCATTGAAACGCTTTCCACCGCGGTTGAACATTGGCGACAGCTCCCCAGAAAATGGCGTAGAACAACATGAAAACCGTCTGCAACGCGTCAATCCCCATAATCTGCTCCCCCACTCTTGGCCAAGACACTCGCCATGCCGGCCAACGCCCAGCATCAGCGGCTGCGCGGCGAAAGGCCTACGCCTTGCGCTCCGGCGGGGGCGTGTACAGGCGGTCGGTCTTGGCGGCCATGATGAAGTCGTTGCGGTGCAGGTTGCGGATTTTGTGGGTCCACCACGTCACGATGACGCGTCCCCACTCCGTGGTCAGACGCGGGTGATGGCCCTCTGACTCGGCCAGCGCGCCCACCGCGTCCGTAAAGGCCATCGCATCAGCGAAGCTGGTGAAGCGGTAGGTGCGCTGCAGCTTCCGGATGCCGTCCTCCACGATGAGCGCCCAGTCCGGCGCCTGCATCCGCAGCTCCGGCATCTCCTGTTCGCTCACCGGCGGAGAGCCGACGCGACACGCGACGCACTGTTCCTGGGCAAGCTGTCCCATGGACACCTCACGGCAGCCGCCCGCCCCGTTCTCCGGTCAAAAGGACGGGACGGGGCGTGACCCGGACTAGGAGGACGAGCTGCGGGGCTTCTCCGGGGAAGACTCGGCGGCGGCAGTGGATTTCGGATCGCGTGACTCGCCCTGCCCGGACGACGCCTGCTTGAACTCGTGAACGCTCCTGCCCATGGCGCGAGCAAGCTGCGGCAGCCTGGTTGCGCCAAAGAGCAGCAATATGACCGCCAGGATAATCAACAACTCGGGGAGACCGATGTGTGGCATATCTTCCTCCTTGCCCTCTCAGCCCGACATGCTCAGGATACACTCTCGGAACCCCCGCTGTCCAACGCGCCGCCAATAGAGCGTTGGCCCGCGCGCGCCCCGTCTCCACCTTGCAAGAGCTATTGTCCGAACGGGACAAGGCGACAGGAAACGGGCGCTCATCGCCGGTGCGGCGCCGGACGGGCGGGCGGCCCTACGCGCTCCGGCGAGGCTCGCGGACCAGCATAGCGGCTATGGCGCCCGCGGCAGCCAGGACGGCGAAGATGCCCCACGCCAGCGGGTAAGAACCCGTCCTGTCCACGACCTGGCCGAAGATGGGCGGACTGGCGAACGCGCCCAATTGCACCAGGGTCAGCCCCAGCCCCACAGACGTGGCCGCGCCGCGCGTGCCCCCCAGCTCCGCCATGAGCGTCAGAAAGAGGGCATGGGAACCGATGGCCGCCACGCCCAGAGCCGCCACCAGCACCGCCACCAGTGTGAGCGATGTCCCCGGCCCGACCATCGCCGTCGCGGCCAGGAGCACCGTCGTCAGCACGCCGAACGCCACCAGCAAAGGCTTCCGCCGCGCACCCAGCAAGCGATCGCTGATCAGGCCGGAGACGACGCGCGTCCCCAGCCCGGCGGTGTTCGCCAGCGCCAGGTAGCCGCCCGCGACCACCACCGGCACCAGCAACACCTCTTTCAAGTAGATGACCAGATACGTGATGATGATGAATTGGGCCGCCGCCAGGGATAGGGCCAGGAAGCCCACCAGCCAGACGTCGCGCAGGGCCAGCGTCTCCCGCAGCACGCCCCACCCACCAGTCCGTCGGCCTGCCGCCTCGACCGCTGGGGGGTCGCGGTAGAGAGCGAAGACGCATACCCCGATAGCCGCCACCGCCGCCACAATCACAACGACTGACACCCGCCACCCGCTGGCCACGCCCAGCGGAAGCAGCAGCAGCGCGCCCAGAACACCGCTCAGAGGCACGCCCGTCTGCTTGATGCCCATGGCTGTCGCGCGCGTCCTTGGCGGGAACCAGGAGACCACCGTCTTGGTGACCGCTGGGCTTGCCAGGCTGGAGCCAAAGCCCGCGATGAAGATACCCAGCAGCATCACCGGGAAGCTCGGAGCGAGGGCGAACAGCAGCAGTCCACCCATGGCCACCAGCAGGCCGATGACAATCATGCGCCGAATGCCCAGCGTGTCCGCCAGGGCGCCGGCAAAGAACAGGATGACCACGTGCCCGAGCGCGCCCGCCGAGGCTATCATTCCCACGCTGGTACGGGAGAGGCCGAGGTCCGCCTGGTATAACGCCGCCATCGCCAGAAGCGCCTGGCTGACAGAGGACAGCGCCATCTGGGCAAGGAACGCAACTCCCAGAATGACGTAGCGATAGGCGGCGCGGCCTTGCGCCACGGCTACCCGCGTCTTGCCGGCAAGGGTCATGGGCGTTCAACCCCCTGTCTTACTTCACGCATCAGCAGCAGGAAAACGAGGGTCGCCAGAGCGGCCGCGCCCGCCAGAGCGAACCAGGCCGGACGATAGCCAAAGCCATCGGCGATGAGGCCGAACGCGGGCGGCCCCACCAGGGCGCCCATCGCCGAAAACATGCTCGCGAATCCCAGCGCGGGAGCTATCAATCCTGGCTCCGCCGACTCGGCCACGCTCGTGTGGTACACGGGATGCCAGCCGATGCCCGCGACGCCCACGAGAACTGTAAGTACCAGCACCGCGACGAACGGCGCGCCCACCGGCAACAAGCCCAAAGCCACAAGGAAGATGGCGGTGCCCCCGCCGGCCCCCGCCAGCACCACCTTCCGACGACCGTGCAGGACGCGGTCGCTGAGCAGGCCCAACCCTATCCGAGCCACCAGCGCGGACATCTGCATCACGGCCAGCAGGACGCCGCCCACTACGACGGGCACGTCGAACGTGTCCCGCAGATACAAGATGATATACGTGAGCAGGCAGAACTGGACGCCCACAAGAACGCTCGCCAGCGTCGCCGTGATGACGATGTTGCGGTTGGACGCCACCAATCGGATGGCCCTCAGGCTGGAACGCCAGTCCGACGCGGACCGAGTCGGCCGCTCCGCGTCGCGGTACACCGCGTAGAACACGACCGTAGCCACCAGGGCGCTTCCTCCCAGCACCAGCGCGGCAGTCCGCCAGCCCGCGGCCAGCGCCACCGCGGGCAACGTGGCCGCGAAGACGGCGCCCCCCAGAGGTACGCCAGTCTGCTTGACGCCCATCGCCGTCGCGCGCACACGCAGCGGAAACCAGTCCACGATGGCCTTGCTGGTCGCGGGGTTGCCCAGGCCGGCGCCGGTGCTCGCCACGAGAGCAAACACCAGAACATGGCCGTACCCGCCTCCCAGGGCCATGGGCATCATGCCCAGACCGGACACCAGGCACCCCAGCGCCAGGGTCTTACGCACTCCCACTGCATCCATGAGCCATCCGGACAGCAGGGACAGGGTAAACTGGCCGAGCATGACGGCTGTAATGACAACGCCCACCTGAGCACGGCTGAGGCCCAGGTCCTCTTTCAGGAAGGGGACCAACGGAGGGATGCCCTGATTGGGCACGGACAGCGCCGCCTGGGCCAGCACCGTCACCCCCAGAATCGCCCAGCCTGGGACGCTGCTCGGAGCGACGGCGGAGCGGACGGTCTCCTTCAAGCTCGCCATCCGCTACTCCTTCAGCACGGGTTCCCGCATGAACAGGAAGACGACAAACCCGACCGCTGACAGGCCCGCGAGTGAGAACCACGCCCAGTGATAATCGAGAGCGTCGGCTATCACGCCGAACAGAGGCGGCAAGAGCAGGTTCCCGACGGCGGAAATGGTCATGCCCAACCCGACGGCCGTTGCCGCCATCCGCATGCCGGCCAGTTCGGATACCAACACCATGAAGATGCCGTGCCAGCCCAGGCAGGTAAACCCAAGGGCGATGCTCAACGCCACGACCAGGACGAGAGGGATACCGGGCTGAATCAAGCCGAACAGAAGCAGCGTCACGGCGGTGCCGGCCGCCGAAAGCAGCATGACGGGCTTGCGGCGCCCCTTCAAGAACCGGTCGCTGACAAAACCCCAGAAGATGCGCGCGGAAAGCCCCGTGATCTGGACCACCGACAGCATAACGCCCGCGACGACAATCGGGACCCTCAGGACATCGCGCAGATAAAGCATCAAATAGGTAATGAGGCAGAACTGGATGCCCACCAGAACGGCCGCGAGCAACCCCGTCAGCCAGATGTTGCGATTGGCCAGGACCCGCCGGAGGGCGCCTGCCTGCCGTGGCATCGCGCCGCCTCTGGATGGCGAGCCCGGCGGCTCCCGGTACAGCACAAAGGACATCACGCCCATGAACAGGTCAAAGAGCCCCAGGGTAAGAACAGCGGCGCGCCACCCTGCTGCCAGGGCCACCGCCGGCAGCGCCGCGGCGAAGACCGCTCCCCCCAGCGGCACGCCCGTCTGCTTGATGCCCATGACCGTTGCGCGCATGCGCAGCGGGAACCAGTAGAACACGGCCTTGGTCACTCCGGGATTGCCTATCCCTGAGCCAATCCCCGCCATCAGGAGCAGAACGACCGCCTGCTCGAACGATGTGGAGAACATCAGGCCAATGGCCGCCAACCCCGTCACCGCGGGGCCCGCGGCCATCATCAAACGGATGCCCACAATATCCGTGAGCCACCCGGACACCAGCAGGCTCGGGATCTGGCCCATGGATACGGCGGCCGTCATGATCCCCACCTGGGCGCGGGACAGGCGCAGGTCCACCTGATAGAAGGACGCGAGAGGTGGGACGCCCTGACTGGCCGACGCTACCGCCGTCTGGACAAAAATGGACAGACCCAGAATGACCCAGCGGTACCTGTAGAGCGCCTCAGCCTCGACGGCGGGGTTGGGCGCACGGGCTGTGGGTACGGGTTGTGTCACGGTTACCGCTTGCCCAGCGGGCGCTCCCTGCGTTCCAGTTCCCCCGCCAGGGCAGCGCCCTGGGTCCCGCCGTGGGCCGACGCGAGCCTCTTACGCAGCACGAAGCTGCCACCCTGAGCAATAGTCTCGCTGAGAGTGCCGATGAGTGTCTTCTCGTCCGCTGTGGCCTGGCATGTCGTGGCCAGGGTTTGCGCCATGTGTCCTCCTAATGCAGCCTCTGGATGCGGAGGCGCACCTTGCGGGGATATCAGATGTCCTCACAGATGGCGTCTCCGCGCTGAAGGACATTCGTACGCGCATGTCGGGACGGCCACGCCTTTCTCCGCATCCCACGCGTCTGACCATGCTCTCGGGCGGAACATCAGCCAATGCGTTTGCGCCTGTGAGAGAGGTAGTCCACCAGGATGTACTGCCCCAGTTTGTCGGGCGTGGTGTAAAAGGCGCGTCCCTTGTTGATGCGGGAGACCTGATTGATGAAGTCCATCAGGTAATAGCTGCTCTCCAGCATGAAGGTGTTGATGACAATCCCTTCCTGAGTGCAGCGCTTCACCTCCAGAAGGGTCTCCCGGATGGTCTCATCGCTGGGAGGATAGCTGAAGAAGGCCTCTCCGTTCTCCAGGTGCGCCGTCGGCTCGCCGTCCGTGATGAGGATGACCTGCCGGGTCTGTCCCTTGTGCCGGGCCAGGAGCTGGCGGGAGAGGATAAGGGCATGGTGGATATTGGTGCCCGGCATCCAGGCGTTCCACGTCGTCTCCGGCAGCTCTCCCTTCTTGATTTCCTGGGCGTACTCGGAAAAGCCCAGAATGTACAGGCTGTCCGTGGGAAAGGCCGTCTCAATCAGGCTATACAGGGCCAGTGCCACCCGTTTGGCGGCCTGAAAGCTCCCCGTATAGCCCATGGACCGGCTCTGGTCAAGCAGCAGGACGGTGGCGCAGCGCGTGAGGCTCTCCGCGCGGTGCACCTCGAAGTCGTCCGACTTCAGCGCCACGGGCACGCCTGGCCGCCCGCGGCGCAGGGCGTTCATCAGCGTGCGCTGGAGATGGACATCGAAGCGGTCGCCGAACTCGTACTTCTTGGTGGCCTCGTCCTTGTCGCCATAAGCGCCCAGCTTGAGGAGGCTGTGACGGCCAGCGCGCGCCTGCTTGAGCTGGACGAAGATGTCCCGCAGCGCCTTGTCCCCGATGCGGCGCATGCCTTTCGGCGTCAGCTCCAGCTTGTCGCCCTTGCGCTGGAGGTAGCCCGCCTCCTCCAGTTCCTTCGCGATTTGCTTGAGCTGGTCGAGGACCCGACGGTCATCCTCGCCGAGTTGCTCCTCCAGCTTCCGCGGGTCCACTTCATCCAGATTGCCGGAGCGCATGGCGGCCCCCATTTGCCGATCCAGGTCGTCCATCTGCTGGAGCTGGCCCATGAGCTGCATGGCCTGGTCCATCGTGACGGACTCCTCCCCGCTGAACGGGTACTGCTGCGCCAGCTCATCCAGAGGGTAGAGCCTGTCCAGCATGGACGCCATCCGCGCCATCTCCGCGCGTGTGTCCTCGTCCATCATGCCTTCCAGCATGTTCTGCAATTCCTGCCGCTGCTCCGGCGACATGCTCTTGAGAAGCGACTGGGCCTGGGCTATCTGGCGTTGCAGCCATTCCACCAGTTCGTCCAAGTCCTGGGGCGGCTCCGGCCCGAAGAACTGACCGTACTTGTTCATGAACTGCTGGAATTCCGGCTTGCCGCCGCTCAGGCGATCCCGCAGCATCTGGTTGAGCTGGCGCATCATCTCGCGCATCTGCGCCGTCTGCTCCGGCGACGTATCGCGCAGGCGCTGGGAGAGGTCTTTGAAAACGTTGTCCATCATCCGGCGCCGGAGCATGTCCATAAGCTCCTGGAACTGCCTCCGGGCCTCCGGGTCCATGAAGTCGTAGTCCTGGAGTTCCTTGATGGCGCCGGCCATGTCTTTGGGCAGGGTGTCCAGGGCCTGGAGCTTCTTCTGGGCCATGGCCTCCAGCATGCGCCGCAGTTTGTCATCCGGCGATTGCCCCGCGCCCTGCTGTCCTGGCTGGCCCTGGGCAGGCTGCTGCTCCTTGGCCGGAGCGGGCTGGTTGGACGTTCCGGAGGGGAGCTGCGCCGCGTCCAGGCGACGCTGGATGCCCTGGCGCTCCGTCCTGACTATCTGGTCTACCTTTTGGCGCAGGTCGTCCATGAGCGTATCGAGGTTGTGGCGCTGGAGGATGTCCCGCCGCCGCCGCCGCAGGCGTTTAGCGATGTCCTGGAGACCTTCAACGCGCTGGCCCGCCGGATTGCGCATGCCCTTCTGGAACAGGCGGCGCAGGGCGCGCTGCACGTCCCCGTGGGCCGTCAACTCGCTCGAGATCTCGTCAAGGACTTCGTCGGGGCGTGGCTCGAAGACCTTCTGGGTGCCGTCCCAGCGCGAGTAGCGATAGAGAGCCATGATGGTCCGCCTCCAGCTTCCGGGTTCCCACTGTAGCACAGGGCACGCACCCCCGGCAACACGCGCGGCAACTGGAAGGTAGCTTGGAGACAGAGCGTGCTGTAGCAGGGGCTGACCGAAGCATTGGCACGAGGGAAAGGTCGCTGAAACGGCAACACGGGGCCTCAGCTCCCGTCCGTGAGCTGAGGGCGAGACTGGCGTGGTCGCTGCCGCCTACACAGCCCCCACGTTCGAGGAGGTCTGACGCTCATCGTGAGTCCCGGTGTCAGCGACCTGCACATCCGCGGGCGAGACCCACCGGTCAGCCCAGATCTGGAGGGCCTCCACCACCTGCCGCAGGTCGGCGCCCTTCGCCGTCAACGAGTACTCCACCAGCACCGGACGCCGCGGAAGAACGCGCCGCTCGACGATGCCCGCCTCCTCGAGCTCCTGCAGACGCTCCGACAGAAGGCGGTCGCTCAGGCCGGGCACATAGTTCTTGATCTCGGTGAATCTGCGCGGGCCTGAGATCAGGGCGCGCAACATGAGCGCTGTCCACCGCTTCCCCAGGATATCAACAACCTTCTGGTACTTGGGACACATGTGCTGAAGGTCCATTGGCTTACTCCCACTCTCCCCAGTAAGCTCCTGTGTCTATGCTAACACAACGTTAGTCCCTTGCTCCAGATCCAAACAACGCGGACGGGCAGTTGCCGATTGAGCGCGGAGAGGCGGCCCGATAGTCATCAGACCACCTCTCCGCATGGCACACCACATCCAGCCGCAGGCGACTGGGGCGATGCCGCTACTTCTGCTTGACG
This genomic window from Dehalococcoidia bacterium contains:
- a CDS encoding MFS transporter, producing the protein MTQPVPTARAPNPAVEAEALYRYRWVILGLSIFVQTAVASASQGVPPLASFYQVDLRLSRAQVGIMTAAVSMGQIPSLLVSGWLTDIVGIRLMMAAGPAVTGLAAIGLMFSTSFEQAVVLLLMAGIGSGIGNPGVTKAVFYWFPLRMRATVMGIKQTGVPLGGAVFAAALPAVALAAGWRAAVLTLGLFDLFMGVMSFVLYREPPGSPSRGGAMPRQAGALRRVLANRNIWLTGLLAAVLVGIQFCLITYLMLYLRDVLRVPIVVAGVMLSVVQITGLSARIFWGFVSDRFLKGRRKPVMLLSAAGTAVTLLLFGLIQPGIPLVLVVALSIALGFTCLGWHGIFMVLVSELAGMRMAATAVGLGMTISAVGNLLLPPLFGVIADALDYHWAWFSLAGLSAVGFVVFLFMREPVLKE
- a CDS encoding VWA domain-containing protein produces the protein MALYRYSRWDGTQKVFEPRPDEVLDEISSELTAHGDVQRALRRLFQKGMRNPAGQRVEGLQDIAKRLRRRRRDILQRHNLDTLMDDLRQKVDQIVRTERQGIQRRLDAAQLPSGTSNQPAPAKEQQPAQGQPGQQGAGQSPDDKLRRMLEAMAQKKLQALDTLPKDMAGAIKELQDYDFMDPEARRQFQELMDMLRRRMMDNVFKDLSQRLRDTSPEQTAQMREMMRQLNQMLRDRLSGGKPEFQQFMNKYGQFFGPEPPQDLDELVEWLQRQIAQAQSLLKSMSPEQRQELQNMLEGMMDEDTRAEMARMASMLDRLYPLDELAQQYPFSGEESVTMDQAMQLMGQLQQMDDLDRQMGAAMRSGNLDEVDPRKLEEQLGEDDRRVLDQLKQIAKELEEAGYLQRKGDKLELTPKGMRRIGDKALRDIFVQLKQARAGRHSLLKLGAYGDKDEATKKYEFGDRFDVHLQRTLMNALRRGRPGVPVALKSDDFEVHRAESLTRCATVLLLDQSRSMGYTGSFQAAKRVALALYSLIETAFPTDSLYILGFSEYAQEIKKGELPETTWNAWMPGTNIHHALILSRQLLARHKGQTRQVILITDGEPTAHLENGEAFFSYPPSDETIRETLLEVKRCTQEGIVINTFMLESSYYLMDFINQVSRINKGRAFYTTPDKLGQYILVDYLSHRRKRIG
- a CDS encoding helix-turn-helix domain-containing protein is translated as MDLQHMCPKYQKVVDILGKRWTALMLRALISGPRRFTEIKNYVPGLSDRLLSERLQELEEAGIVERRVLPRRPVLVEYSLTAKGADLRQVVEALQIWADRWVSPADVQVADTGTHDERQTSSNVGAV